Genomic segment of Oncorhynchus kisutch isolate 150728-3 unplaced genomic scaffold, Okis_V2 Okis03b-Okis08b_hom, whole genome shotgun sequence:
ACTATATCTAGGCTACTcttgatgatgtattggttgaccttgCTAActgtagctaggctactcatgatgatgtattggttgacctagctgaCTATAGCTAGCCTACTCTTGAtaatgtattggttgacctagctgactatagctaggctactcttgATGATGGATTGGTTGACCTAGCTGACTATAGCTGGGCTACTcttgatgatgtattggttgacctagctaactaTAACTAGGCTACTCTTGATggtgtattggttgacctagctaactatagctaggctactattgatgatgtattggttgacctagctaactattgttaggctactcatgatgatgtattggttgacctagctaactatagctaggctactcatgatgatgtattggttgacctagctgactatagctaggctactcttgatgatgtattggttgacctagctaactatagctaggctactcttgattatgtattggttgacctagctgaCTATAGCTAGCCTACTCTTGAtaatgtattggttgacctagctgaCTATAGCTGGGCTACTcttgatgatgtattggttgacctagctgactatagctaggctactcttgatgatgtattggttgacctagctaactgtagctaggctactcatgatgatgtattggttgacctagctgactatagctaggctactcttgatgatgtattggttgacctagctaactgtagctaggctactcatgatgatgtattggttgacctagctaactGTAGCTAGGCTACTCTTGATGATttattggttgacctagctaactGTAGCTAGGCTACTCTTGATGATttattggttgacctagctaactaTAGTTAGGCTACTcttgatgatgtattggttgacctagctaactaTAGTTAGGCTACTCTTGATGATttattggttgacctagctaactattgttaggctactcatgatgatgtattggttgacctagctgaCTATAGCTGGGCTACTcttgatgatgtattggttgacctagctgactatagctaggctactcttgttgatgtattggttgacctagctgactatagctaggctactcttgatgatgtattggttgacctagctgactatagctaggctactcttgatgatgtattggttgacctagctaactatagctaggctactcttgAGATTTATGGGTTGACCTAGCTAACTATAgttaggctactcatgatgatgtattggttgacctagctaactatagctaggctactcatgatgatgtattggttgacctagctgactatagctaggctactcttgATGATGTATGGGTTGACCTAGCtgactatagctaggctactcttgATGATGTATGGGTTGACCTAGCTGACTATAGTTAGGCTACTcttgatgatgtattggttgacctagctgactatagctaggctactcttgatgatgtattggttgacctagctgaCTATAgttaggctactcatgatgatgtattggttgttTGTTTTTTGCTATTGAAGCATTTTGATATTGTTATGAAAAGCGCTATAGAAATGTAATACattataaattattattatattcttTTCAGGTGGCCGGGATGTTAATGTATTACATCATCTCTGGTGGACATCATCCATTTGGCAAAGGCATCCATTGTGAAGTTAACATTTTTCAAGGGAAGTACACACTGGAACATGTTGAGGATGAAGTGGCCAAGGACCTCATTGAGTGGATGATCAATGAAGACCCAGAGAAGAGACCTACAGTGGAGGACACACTGGCCCACCCATACTTCTGGccagaggagaggtgagaagcaGTGCTAACACTTGTCAATCAGAAGGTTAGTTAAGATCAGTGATTTACTTATTACTTATTTCCACTGGGCATTTACCTTTTTTAATGGGTTCAGATTCTAACAACGATTTATCTCAATGCAAATGTGATCACCGTTTGACACTGACCCAGTTGAATGCATTTAAATGTACACTGTTGTTTTTCAGGAGAGTGGAGTACTTACGAAAAATTGGTAACGAGAAGGAAGCAGAGAACTGTCGCAAAGCAGACCCAGGACTCCTTCATGCTTTGGACCAGTGTGCTGAGGCGAGGTCGTTCACAAAGTGGAAGTCCAAGGTGAACAAGCCGCCATTTTATCAAATTTAATTTACATGTACATTCGTCCTAGTGTAGTGTCTAGTAGTAGTCACACTTACTGTTATTTATTTGTGTACACAGATACCGCCTGAGTTGATGAACAAGTTGGATGGTAAAAAGAAGCCCTACCCAGACAACACATTGGGTTTGTTGCGCTTCATACGCAACCTTCATGAGCACTAGTAAGACATATTCATAGTTTTGTCTAAAAACATGCACATGAACTTTATTTACTCTCTTACCATTGAAGGTGGTTGaatattttgtctctctctctctctgaagcattGAGGATGTGGATTCGGTTGACATATTGACAATGTTCCCTGATCTCTTTGGATGCGTCTACAAGTTTGCGAAGAAAAAGGAGTCGAATTCAAGAAGTAGTCTGAAGAAATGGTTTCACAGAGAAGATGTAAGATAATGATTCTGACATCTGGAAGATTAACACTGACTAACTTCTGAAATCTTGGCTTGACTTTTCTGTTGCCATTAAATGACTCACTAGTGTAAGTGTTAGATGAATGTTCTTTAGAGGAAATCAAGAGGCTATGCAGCACTCTGCCTCTGTTTACCTACTTGGTGTTTTGGCCATTTTCTTACATCATATAACAGTACTTATCTCATAAGCTAACATGAATGTGAAATGTAACGATACTTCGTAATATTATTCAATTTGCCTCAGTTTATTTTATTCATGGTTtatttactgtatgtataatAGCAATGACACATACTGTACCTACATACAACTTCTCTGTTGAAAAGTATTGTAACGAGCTGAATCTATTAATAAAGAGTAACATCTGAATAGTATAGCCTACAGTGCATGCCTCTTTCTTCACTCTACAACAAACGGCTTAGTTCATGGAAACCCCAAAACATCAAAGATATAGAAtatatactgttgaagtcggaagtttacatacaccgtagtcaaatacatttaaactcatttttttattttttttttatttttttacaattcctgacattgaatcctagtaaaaattccctgtcttaggtcagttatgatcaccactttattttaagaatgtgacatgtcagaataatagtagagagaatgatttatttcagttttaatttctttcatcacattcccagtgggtcagaagtttacatacactcaattagtatttggtagcattgcctttaaattgtttaatttaggtcaaacatttcgggtaaccttccacacgcatcccacaataagttggttgaattttggcccattcctcctgacagagctggtgtaattaagtcaggtttgtaggcctccttgccagaacatgctttttcagttctgcccacaaattttctataagattgagggctttgtgatggcccctccaataccttgactttgttgtccttaagcaattttgcctcaactttagaagtatgcttggggtcattgtccatttggaagacccatttgcaaccaagctttaacttcctgactgatttcttgagatgttgcttcaatatatccacataattttccttctttatgatgccatttattttgtgaagtgcaccagtcccttctgcaacaacgcacccccacaacatgatgctgccacccccgtgcttcacggttgggatggtgttcttcggctcgcaaacctccccctttttcctccaaacataacgatggtcattatgaccaaacagttctatttttgtttaatcagaacagaggacatttctccaaaaagtacgatctttgtccccatgtgcagttgcaaaccatagtctggctttttttttacagcggttttggagcagtggcttcttccttgctgagcagcctttcaagttatgtcgatataggactcgttttactggatatatatatatatatataaatacttttgtacctgtttcctccagcatcttcacaaggtcctttgctgttgttctgggattgatttgcactattcgcaccaaagtacattcacctctaggagacagaactcgtctccaaCCTGAGTGGTATGTCAGCTGCGtttatggtgtttatacttgcgtacgtttggaaattgctcccaaggatgaaccagacttgtggaggtctacaattatttttctgaggtcttggttgatttcttttgattttcccatgatgtcaagaaaagaggcactgagtttgaagataggccttgaaatacattcacaggacctcgaattgactcaaatgatgtcaattagcctatcagaggcttctaaagccatgacataattttctggaatttttcatgctgtgtatgtaaacttctgacccactggaattgtgatacagtgaattataggtgaaataatctgtctgtgaacaattgttggaaaaatgacttgtcatgcacaaaggagatgtcctaactgacttgccaaaactatagtttgttaacaagaaatttgtggagtggttgaaaaaacaagttttaatgactccaacctaagcttatgtaaacttccgacttcaactgtacctgaaCATCAACAGGTCCATGTTTGTCCTCGTCTGAAATGTTGTCATCAATTCACAGCAACGCACTGATTTTAACACAGCAGTGACAACCAACTCCCGTGGTAAGCAGCCCTGCCATCCCATACACAAAGCTATAGGACGTTTCTCAGATTCAGATCCACTAGCAACTAAGCTACTAAACAGTAACTGTTTGAAAAGAATATCCAATCTTTATTCTTAATGAGTGCTATTTACATACTTTCCTCTTTGTTAATTGCCTTTTCTAATGGTCTTTATTAGGCCTGTGTTCCCTTAGACTGAGTACTCATGCTACTCaagtaaataaaatgtaaaaaaaagccAGCTGGTTTGCCACAAGCTAATAGCTAACCACTGCTAATAGCAATGCAACAAACATTCCATGTCGATGGACTAAACTGTGCTTCCAGCAGTACATTATGAGCACTGAGCTGATCTAACGCTCACCCAAGTCAATTTGCATTCGCATTACCCTCCTGTACCCGGTGCTGCCGTTAGCCTCGGGGCCTCACCTGTCACACTGTATCCAGACAGCGTCAGGAAGCCCGAGCAGCTCCAACTCTAGCCCCAGGCTGCTCCCCCGGCCTGTGCTGACAAGCTGCTTTCTCACCTCTCTGATGGCACATCAAGTAAGTCGTGTGGAAGGAATTGCATTATTATATTTGTGTGATTCCTGCTCACACCttttcctgtgtgtttgtgtgtgtgtgtgtttgcacactTGCATGTTTGTAATGTGTACAGAATGtacgtatgtgtgtatatgtataggctatgtgtgggtgtgtgtgtatgcgttcacacatttgtgtgtcagtgtgcctgtgtgtatgcgttcatatatttgtgtgtgtgtgtgtgtgtgtgtgtgtgtgtgtgtgtgtgtgtgtgtgtgtgtgtgtgtgtgtgtgtgtgtgtgtgtggtctgaatTTCAGAGGGAGTGTGCCAGATAAAACTGATGCAGAGCTACAGAGCTGAGACTGGGAGGTGAGACTGGAAGGTGAGCCACAGTGCAGAGCTGAGACTGGGAGATATTTACTGTTGCCAGGATCCagaggcctgcctgcctgcctgcttacCTGCTTGCTTGCTAAGACCAACAACGGGGTCTGACTGAATGcagtcatcctctctctctcatggctaATTACAGTGATACATCCTATTAGCTCTGTGGACACacaaaccccctagaaatagcatttgaccttgagGGGACTAACGAAATGTTCCCAGTTGGtcaatgttttgtttgtttactattgttgtggggacttctggtccccacaagtatagttaaacacacacacagagacagagaggaacctTTATGGGGTGTGGGGAAGAAAGAGGACGTCAGTGTGTGGCATGAGAAGAAGCATATACTATGTTACACTTTACCATAAATTATGTGGTTCATTACTCCACCCTCTGGATCATGCAGGATAGACACAGTGAATAAGTTCATACTTAATCACTACTATCAATGATATGGAGGTGATACTATTCCATAGttaaaattttttttaaataattttacctttatttgaccaggcaagtcagttaagaacacattcttattttcaatgacggcctgggaacagtgggttaactgcctgttcaggggcagaacgacagatttgtaccttgtcagctcgggggtttgaactcgcaaccttccggttactagtccaatgctctaaccattagtAATAacgggtttgaactcgcaaccttccggttactagtccaatgctctaaccattagtAATAacgggtttgaactcgcaaccttccggttactagtccaatgctctaaccattagtAATAACAAAGATATATATTTAATATGCAGGTTATAATGAGTTATAATTCCACTGTAACAATTAGGTTAAGTTAGTAATAGGAtccatattttgtgtgtgtgtgtgtgtgtgtgtgttcacatgttGTGTCTGCTGCATTGCTCCCAGTAGGTTACAACCTGTTCTAGTCACTGGGCTGTATTTCAGGGCTCCGACTGGTGCTTCCACAGGGTGTGGATCCCTGATGAAGGGGAAATTTGTGCTTGGTAAGCATGGCAGGATTTACGACCCTGGTCTGAAGTGACAAGGGATATAAATAAGCACTCTGGAGGGACGGTTTCACATGGGGAATTATGGCCCTCCCAACatgacagtttgtgtgtgtgagagaaaagtTTGTGTGTTTACCTTTCTATGTGCTACCATCCATGGACACCACAATGTTGTCTGACTCAGCCATTCTCCATTTGAGCAAACAGACATCCTTATTACAAGTTGGCCAGGTCTTCATTGGCTCCTGTCGACTCCTTAGCAATTACACTTCAATTACTATTTTATTATTATGTGTTtacccaggcaagtcagttaagaactaattcttatttacaattgggccaattgtgtgcacaCTCCGTTCCATCCCTTACGCTCCGTTCCATCCCTTACGCTCCGTTCCATCCCTTACGCTCCGTTCCATCCCTTACGCTCCGTTCCATCCCTTACGCTCCGTTCCATCCCTTACACTCCGTTCCATCCCTTACGCTCCGTTCCATCCCTTACGCTCCGTTCCATCCCTTACGCTCCGTTCCATCCCTTACGCTCCGTTCCATCCCTTACGCTCCGTTCCATCCCTTACGCTCCGTTCCATCCCTTACGCTCCGTTCCATCCCTTACACTCCGTTCCATCCCTTACACTCCGTTCCATCCCTTACGCTCCGTTCCATCCCTTACGCTCCGTTCCATCCCTTACACTCCGTTCCATCCCTTACACTCCGTTCCATCCCTTACACTCCGTTCCATCCCTTACACTCCGTTTCATCCCTTACGCTCCGTTCCATCCCTTACACTCCGTTCCATCCCTTACGCTCCGTTCCATCCCTTACACTCCGTTCCATCCCTTACACTCCGTTCCATCCCTTACACTCCGTTCCATCCCTTACGCTCCGTTCCATCCCTTACGCTCCGTTCCATCCCTTACGCTCCGTTCCATCCCTTACGCTCCATTCCATCCCTTACACTCCGTTCCATCCCTTACACTCCGTTCCATCCCTTACACTCCGTTCCATCCCTTACGCTCCGTTCCATCCCTTACGCTCCGTTCCATCCCTTACACTCCGTTCCATCCCTTACACTCCGTTCCATCCCTTACGCTCCGTTCCATCCCTTACGCTCCGTTCCATCCCTTACACTCCGTTCCATCCCTTACACTCCGTTCCATCCCTTACACTCCGTTCCATCCCTTACACTCCGTTTCATCCCTTACGCTCCGTTCCATCCCTTACACTCCGTTCCATCCCTTACGCTCCGTTCCATCCCTTACACTCCGTTCCATCCCTTACACTCCGTTCCATCCCTTACACTCCGTTCCATCCCTTACGCTCCGTTCCATCCCTTACGCTCCGTTCCATCCCTTACGCTCCGTTCCATCCCTTACGCTCCATTCCATCCCTTACACTCCGTTCCATCCCTTACACTCCGTTCCATCCCTTACACTCCGTTCCATCCCTTACGCTCCGTTCCATCCCTTACGCTCCGTTCCATCCCTTACGCTCCGTTCCATCCCTTACGCTCCGTTCCATCCATTACGCTCCGTTCCATCCCTTACACTCCTTTCCATCCCTTACGCTCCGTTCCATCCCTTACGCTCCGTTCCATCCCTTACGCTCCGTTCCATCCCTTACGCTCCGTTCCATCCCTTACGCTCCGTTCCATCCCTTACGCTCCGTTCCATCCCTTACGCTCCGTTCCATCCCTTACGCTCCGTTCCATCCCTTACACTCCGTTCCATCCCTTACACTCCGTTCCATCCCTTACGCTCCGTTCCATCCCTTACGCTCCGTTCCATCCCTTACGCTCCGTTCCATCCCTTACACTCCGTTCCATCCCTTACACTCCGTTCCATCCCTTACACTCCGTTCCATCCCTTACACTCCGTTTCATCCCTTACGCTCCGTTCCATCCCTTACACTCCGTTCCATCCCTTACGCTCCGTTCCATCCCTTACACTCCGTTCCATCCCTTACACTCTGTTCCATCCCTTACACTCCGTTCCATCCCTTACGCTCCGTTCCATCCCTTACGCTCCGTTCCATCCCTTACGCTCCGTTCCATCCcttacactccattccatcccttACACTCCGTTCCATCCCTTACACTCCGTTCCATCCCTTACACTCCGTTCCATCCCTTACGCTCCGTTCCATCCCTTACGCTCCGTTCCATCCCTTACGCTCCGTTCCATCCCTTACGCTCCGTTCCATCCATTACGCTCCGTTCCATCCCTTACACTCCTTTCCATCCcttacactccattccatcccttacactccattccatcccttacactccattccatcccttACTCTCCATTCCATCCcttacactccattccatcccttACACTCCATTACAGACATTATTATAtcctcccatcagcagcctccactggttgatTCCCATTGATGTGTTCCATAGACTACATAAACCGTGTGTTAATGTTGACTTTTCTAGTTGACATAAACAGCTATGCAAGCACAATTCAGCTTTAGTTATACAAGCTAAGTGGGTGCATGGTGtcaattcaaatcaaagtttattggttttGCAGTACAGTTTTGTAGATGTTATCTCAGGTGCAGCAAAttcttatgtttctagctccaacagtgggaactccttcaagactgttggaaaagcattcctcgtgaagctggttgagagaatgtcaagagtgtgcaaagctgtcatcaaggcaaagggtggctactatgaagaatctaaaatctaaaatgttTATGGTTACtaacgtgattccatatgtgttatttcatagttttgatgtcttcactattattctacaatgtagaaaatgctaaaattaaagaaaacccttgaatcaaatcaaatcaaatcaaatgtatttatatagcccttcgtacatcagctgatatctcaaaaggctgtacagaaacccagcctaaaaccccaaacagcaagcaatgcaggtgtagaagcacggtggctaggaaaaactccctagaaaggccaatacctaggaagaaacctagagaggaaccaggctatgtggggtggccagtcctcttctggctgtgccgggtggagattataacagaacatggccaagatgttcaaatgttcataaatgaccagcatggtcgaataataataaggcagaatgaatgagtaggtgtgaccaAACTGTTGTGAAAATTGTTATGAACtgattagcattttaatgagggaaataagtatttgacccccctcaatcagaaagatttctggctcccaggtgtcttttatacaggtaacgagctgagattaggagcacactcttaaagggaatgctcctaatctcagtttgttacctgtataaaagatacctgtccacagaagcaatcaatcaatcagattccaaactctccaccatggccaagaccaaaaagctctccaaggatgtcagggacaagattgtagacctacacaaggctggaatgggctgcaagaccatcgccaagcagcttggtgagaaggtgacaacagttggtgcgatcattcgcaaatggaagaaacacaaaagaactgtcaatc
This window contains:
- the LOC109879923 gene encoding serine/threonine-protein kinase/endoribonuclease IRE1a isoform X3 — its product is MLMYYIISGGHHPFGKGIHCEVNIFQGKYTLEHVEDEVAKDLIEWMINEDPEKRPTVEDTLAHPYFWPEERRVEYLRKIGNEKEAENCRKADPGLLHALDQCAEARSFTKWKSKIPPELMNKLDGKKKPYPDNTLGLLRFIRNLHEHYIEDVDSVDILTMFPDLFGCVYKFAKKKESNSRSSLKKWFHREDVR
- the LOC109879923 gene encoding serine/threonine-protein kinase/endoribonuclease IRE1a isoform X2; this encodes MIFSSDVTGRARLADFGISRQLNMGQTTLHTISAGTKCWKARETLDEDSGIGYKRSTDIQVAGMLMYYIISGGHHPFGKGIHCEVNIFQGKYTLEHVEDEVAKDLIEWMINEDPEKRPTVEDTLAHPYFWPEERRVEYLRKIGNEKEAENCRKADPGLLHALDQCAEARSFTKWKSKIPPELMNKLDGKKKPYPDNTLGLLRFIRNLHEHYIEDVDSVDILTMFPDLFGCVYKFAKKKESNSRSSLKKWFHREDVR